A single region of the Xenopus laevis strain J_2021 chromosome 4L, Xenopus_laevis_v10.1, whole genome shotgun sequence genome encodes:
- the rassf10.L gene encoding ras association domain-containing protein 10, with amino-acid sequence MENEEWKVSVWICQEEKLVSGLTRRTTCADVVRVLLADHNEKQAEEGSMLMGEEGSMLLGPPQCYCIVEKWRGFERILPNKTKILRLWTAWGEEQDNVKFVLVRSEASLPNIGPRSAEAKVVLSKESPCHQRTLSKTSTGPTQDKQRRVVRKAFRKLAKINRKRHETLPKESSSVEKMETLVHLVLSQDHTIRQQVQRIMELDREIERFEARTHFDRMKMHGVNYVQETYLVGTVSEKGSASDSNPPSDQSSQEELFADYAQKCDEVLLLQEQISRQEEAMEQMTVQIQEELNKRWMERRQEELSSKEQESSLSDSGADQGGDESQLLLEQEQVKTELSASLYIGLRLNTDLEAIKADLDYTQKMWDDKEQELQSLLHSLNDLETSGCQDLAEISCEDTSLGVTTTGSPTDSWVEKDLGRPTNCEANDEDSDTGLSSMHSQDSDSGPVCESLV; translated from the coding sequence ATGGAGAATGAGGAGTGGAAAGTGTCCGTGTGGATTTGCCAGGAGGAAAAGCTGGTTTCTGGGCTGACCAGGCGCACTACCTGTGCTGATGTGGTCAGGGTCCTACTGGCAGACCACAATGAGAAGCAGGCTGAGGAAGGGTCCATGCTGATGGGTGAGGAGGGGTCCATGCTGCTGGGACCACCACAGTGTTATTGTATTGTGGAAAAGTGGAGGGGATTCGAGAGGATTTTGCCGAACAAAACTAAAATCCTCAGATTGTGGACAGCATGGGGGGAAGAACAAGACAATGTCAAGTTCGTCTTGGTCAGGAGCGAGGCTTCTCTGCCCAACATTGGGCCAAGGAGCGCAGAAGCCAAGGTGGTCCTAAGCAAGGAGAGCCCCTGCCATCAGAGGACCCTCAGCAAGACCAGCACGGGACCGACCCAAGACAAACAGCGCAGAGTGGTCAGGAAAGCTTTCAGGAAACTGGCTAAGATAAACAGAAAGAGGCACGAGACCTTACCCAAGGAGTCTTCCTCGGTGGAGAAAATGGAAACGTTGGTGCATCTTGTTCTTTCTCAGGACCATACCATCCGCCAGCAGGTCCAGAGAATTATGGAGCTGGACAGGGAGATTGAGAGGTTTGAGGCCAGAACCCACTTTGACAGGATGAAAATGCACGGGGTCAACTACGTCCAAGAAACCTACTTGGTGGGCACGGTGTCTGAAAAGGGTTCGGCCAGTGACAGCAACCCACCGAGTGATCAGTCCTCCCAGGAGGAACTCTTTGCTGACTATGCACAGAAGTGCGACGAGGTCTTGTTGCTgcaagaacagatcagccgacaGGAGGAGGCCATGGAGCAGATGACCGTACAGATCCAAGAGGAGCTCAACAAAAGGTGGATGGAGAGGCGTCAGGAGGAGCTCAGCTCCAAAGAGCAGGAGTCAAGCTTGTCGGACTCAGGGGCAGATCAAGGGGGTGATGAGTCTCAGTTACTTTTAGAACAGGAACAAGTTAAAACAGAACTCAGCGCCAGTCTCTACATTGGGTTGAGGCTGAACACAGACTTGGAGGCTATCAAGGCCGATCTGGATTATACCCAAAAAATGTGGGACGATAAAGAGCAGGAACTGCAGAGTCTGCTGCACAGTCTTAATGACCTGGAGACCTCGGGGTGTCAGGACTTGGCTGAGATCTCGTGTGAGGATACAAGTCTGGGGGTGACAACTACTGGGTCGCCTACGGACAGCTGGGTAGAGAAGGACTTGGGGAGACCAACAAACTGTGAAGCTAACGATGAGGATTCAGACACCGGACTAAGTTCTATGCACAGTCAGGACTCAGACTCTGGCCCAGTATGTGAATCTCTGGTATAG